From Aegilops tauschii subsp. strangulata cultivar AL8/78 chromosome 5, Aet v6.0, whole genome shotgun sequence:
TTCCAAAAATGCCCCTCCGGGTCTGATATAGTACACGTGACATCAGCGTATTGCATCGGATCTGGACCATCAAATTCGCTCCGACGGATGGTCCATATTATCCGGATGCACCGTAAAATGACTCCGATTTTATTATGCTTGAAGCAGTTTTGAGTTGGTCCAAACGGCATAACAAAATCCCCAGTGTGAACCCACTCGAGGTTATCGACATCAGTAGCTCCAGAGGCCGGCTGCCGCTCCGCCGTCTCCGTTCTCCCAGTACGCCGGCGTGGGCGGCGGCTCCAGGAGCATCCCCTGCGCAAAGCCCGCGTAGTACGGGTCCAGGTCCATTTCCCCGGACATGTCGAGCTCGAACATGTCGCTGCCCTGGGCAGAGAAAGTCGGCAACTGAAACACTTCGTCGGCATTGTCCACGGGCGACAGCAGGTACACGGGGGAGGTGGCCTCGTCGACGACGGGCACCACGGCGGCGGCCTCCAGGCACAGGAAAACCGCGACGGCCTCGATGGCCGCGCGTCGGATATCGGCCAGGTCGGAGAGCCACGGGGGCATGACGAGCAGCCACGCGGAGTCCGGGAAGTTGAGGCACGCCGCGGCGGAGGCGGAGTGGCCGAGCAGCGCGAGCATGGCGGCGTCGTGCGCGCGCGCGGCCGACTCGGCGGCGGCGTACGTCCCGAGCCAGAGCCGCTCGCCGCGCTTGCCGGGGACGCGCACCTCGCACACCCACCGGCCCGCGCTGCCCCGGCGCCGCACGCCGCGGTACACCGGGTGGCGCGTCTCCTTGAACTTGGTGCGCCCGGCGGGCCGCTTCGCCGCCGGCGACCACACAGGCACCACCTCCCCGTGCTCGTGCCCGGACGTCGATGAGGAAGGGGAGCTGATCCAGCTGTCGATGGCCGTGTCCATCGCTTGCTGCCGGAGTGCCGATTGCTTTTGCTGGAGCGCGACTGCCACTGGGGTACGTGTGGAGTGTGAGCTTGAGGCTTTGGGTAGTCGAGTGTGGTGTCCAGAGTGCGCTCACTCATTTATAGTTATGCGTGACGCAGCAGGGATATACGAGTGGCACACGTCGgcgagggggcgcgcggctgctgGCCATGGAAGCAGAATGCC
This genomic window contains:
- the LOC109753254 gene encoding dehydration-responsive element-binding protein 1H-like — its product is MDTAIDSWISSPSSSTSGHEHGEVVPVWSPAAKRPAGRTKFKETRHPVYRGVRRRGSAGRWVCEVRVPGKRGERLWLGTYAAAESAARAHDAAMLALLGHSASAAACLNFPDSAWLLVMPPWLSDLADIRRAAIEAVAVFLCLEAAAVVPVVDEATSPVYLLSPVDNADEVFQLPTFSAQGSDMFELDMSGEMDLDPYYAGFAQGMLLEPPPTPAYWENGDGGAAAGLWSY